A genomic stretch from Acetobacter ascendens includes:
- the nhaA gene encoding Na+/H+ antiporter NhaA: MTDTSAACTHRIHRFLQSPAGGATALLLASLAGVVLANSAWSGGYEALITTPMRLPFLGPHTPDTLAAWVSDGLMTLFFLLIILEIKKEMVSGHLSSMRQIALPLIGALGGMAVPALTYLLVTYKHAEAVHGWAIPVATDAAFTLPVIMALGTRVSAGARAWLMALAIFDDVLGIVVIALFYGSALYWPALAGVLCVTTAMIAANRLGCRSLWVYSACCLLLWGMLLSSGLHPTLAGVITGLCLPAQPRATDTEQITPLEKVSSALTPFVTWLVLPLFGFMNVGVSLAGVHMGTLLAPVPLGIMLGLVVGKPVGVFGATILSFQLRIAPAPAATSVKMLFGLSLLCGIGFTISLFIAGLAFKDVDTMVSAKLGIFAGSVIAALAGWCWLRCLPVTQRSQYSANLAAMSGK; the protein is encoded by the coding sequence ATGACAGATACTTCTGCTGCGTGCACTCATCGCATCCATCGCTTTTTGCAATCTCCGGCAGGAGGTGCAACAGCTCTCCTTCTCGCCTCACTTGCGGGGGTTGTTCTGGCAAACTCGGCTTGGTCTGGCGGTTATGAAGCCCTAATTACAACACCAATGCGGTTGCCTTTTTTAGGGCCGCATACGCCAGATACGCTTGCAGCATGGGTATCTGATGGGTTGATGACGCTGTTTTTCCTGCTGATTATTCTGGAAATCAAGAAAGAGATGGTTTCGGGCCATCTTTCATCAATGCGCCAGATTGCCCTGCCATTGATTGGCGCATTGGGTGGTATGGCTGTGCCTGCGCTTACCTACCTTCTGGTAACGTATAAGCATGCAGAAGCAGTTCATGGATGGGCCATTCCTGTGGCTACTGATGCCGCATTTACACTGCCCGTTATTATGGCGCTGGGTACGCGTGTTTCTGCCGGGGCGCGTGCGTGGCTGATGGCGCTTGCCATTTTTGATGATGTACTGGGTATTGTTGTTATCGCCCTGTTTTACGGCTCTGCGCTTTACTGGCCCGCACTGGCTGGTGTGCTATGTGTAACCACGGCCATGATTGCTGCAAACCGGCTGGGTTGCAGATCTTTGTGGGTTTATTCTGCCTGCTGCCTGCTGCTTTGGGGTATGCTTTTATCTTCCGGCCTGCATCCAACGCTTGCCGGGGTTATAACTGGCCTGTGCCTGCCTGCCCAACCGCGAGCAACAGATACAGAACAGATTACACCGCTTGAAAAAGTATCCTCCGCATTAACACCTTTCGTAACATGGTTGGTGCTGCCCTTATTCGGTTTTATGAATGTTGGAGTTTCTCTTGCTGGTGTGCATATGGGCACGCTTCTTGCCCCCGTTCCCCTTGGCATTATGCTGGGGTTGGTGGTGGGAAAGCCCGTTGGTGTATTTGGGGCAACCATATTGTCGTTCCAACTGCGCATAGCGCCTGCCCCAGCCGCAACATCGGTAAAAATGCTTTTCGGACTTTCTTTGCTATGTGGAATTGGCTTTACCATCAGCCTGTTTATTGCCGGTCTGGCATTCAAGGACGTTGATACGATGGTATCGGCAAAGCTGGGGATATTTGCGGGGTCTGTTATTGCGGCATTGGCTGGTTGGTGCTGGCTGCGCTGTTTACCTGTTACACAGCGCAGCCAGTATTCTGCAAACCTTGCGGCTATGAGTGGCAAATAG
- the katE gene encoding catalase — protein MAVKKNTASKAAKNGLKADKDKFEPSSYNEQQGNGGETHQQAGDDVATLTSAQGIPVADDQNTLRYGARGPALMEDFHFREKIFHFDHERIPERVVHARGYGAHGYFELTDSLQDVTRAAIFQNVGERTPAFVRFSTVAGSKGSFDVARDVRGFAVKLYTKEGNWDLVGNNIPVFFIQDAIKFPDMVHSVKPAPDRDFPQAQSAHDNFWDFISLSPESFHMIMWVMSDRGIPRSFRFMEGFGVHTFRFLDSNDRSTFVKFHWKPKQGLQSVVWNEAVKINGADPDFHRRDLWSAISSGDFPEWELGVQLFDEEFAEKFDFDVLDPTKLIPEELVPVRIVGRLVLDRVVDNFFAETEQVAFCTQNVPPGIDFSNDPLLQGRNFSYLDTQVKRLGSPNFTHIPINAPKCPMAHFQQDGHMAMHNPVGRANYEPNSWGAAGGPRENPKQGFRSFASEETGPKRRLRPESFSDHYSQSRQFYISQTPIEQKHIADAITFELSKVERPDIRSRVVSHLLHIDEDLATTVADGLGLPLPELAQGTQPTRTDLPPSDALSILKNGPKTFAGRKMGILATDGVDADLFNALIAALQAEKANYEVVAPKIGGITLSDGTKVPAQQKIDGGPSVLYDAVAILASKEGTKVLAGNPAAKDFLTDAFAHCKFIGYSAEACTLFKKAGLAEDVDKGCIKLGNKNDTNAFVKTCGALRFWQREKLD, from the coding sequence ATGGCTGTCAAAAAAAATACGGCAAGCAAGGCTGCCAAAAACGGTTTAAAGGCAGATAAAGATAAATTTGAACCCAGCAGCTATAATGAACAACAGGGAAACGGCGGAGAAACACATCAACAAGCTGGCGATGATGTTGCAACGCTCACCTCTGCTCAGGGTATTCCCGTAGCGGATGATCAAAACACACTGCGCTACGGTGCGCGTGGTCCGGCCTTGATGGAGGATTTCCATTTCCGGGAAAAGATTTTCCATTTTGACCATGAACGTATTCCCGAACGCGTTGTGCATGCCCGCGGTTATGGCGCACATGGTTATTTTGAGCTGACAGACAGCCTGCAAGACGTAACCCGCGCAGCTATTTTTCAGAATGTGGGGGAACGCACGCCTGCTTTTGTTCGGTTTTCCACGGTTGCGGGTTCCAAAGGCTCGTTTGATGTTGCGCGAGATGTTCGAGGTTTTGCCGTCAAGCTGTACACCAAGGAAGGCAACTGGGATCTGGTTGGCAACAATATCCCGGTATTTTTCATTCAGGATGCCATCAAGTTTCCTGATATGGTGCACTCCGTAAAACCAGCGCCAGACCGCGATTTTCCGCAGGCTCAATCTGCTCATGACAACTTCTGGGATTTCATTTCGCTAAGCCCAGAAAGCTTCCATATGATCATGTGGGTGATGTCAGACCGGGGCATTCCGCGGTCCTTCCGTTTTATGGAAGGATTTGGGGTGCATACATTCCGTTTTCTGGACAGCAATGATCGCTCAACCTTTGTGAAGTTTCATTGGAAGCCAAAGCAGGGCTTGCAGTCTGTTGTCTGGAATGAAGCGGTCAAGATCAATGGGGCAGACCCTGACTTCCACCGGCGAGACCTTTGGAGTGCAATTTCCAGCGGAGATTTTCCCGAATGGGAACTTGGCGTACAGCTCTTTGATGAAGAATTTGCCGAAAAGTTCGATTTCGATGTGCTAGACCCCACCAAACTTATTCCTGAAGAACTGGTGCCCGTAAGAATAGTGGGCCGTCTGGTGCTGGACCGCGTTGTTGATAACTTTTTTGCCGAAACAGAGCAGGTTGCATTCTGCACCCAGAATGTGCCGCCAGGCATTGATTTCTCCAACGATCCTCTGCTTCAGGGACGGAATTTTTCGTATCTGGATACGCAGGTAAAGCGGCTTGGCAGCCCCAATTTTACGCATATCCCCATTAATGCTCCTAAATGCCCTATGGCGCATTTTCAGCAGGATGGGCACATGGCTATGCACAACCCTGTAGGCCGCGCCAATTACGAGCCAAATAGCTGGGGTGCAGCAGGTGGCCCGCGTGAAAACCCCAAACAGGGATTCCGCAGTTTTGCGAGCGAGGAAACTGGCCCCAAACGGCGGCTGCGGCCTGAAAGTTTTTCAGACCATTACAGCCAGTCCCGGCAGTTTTACATCAGCCAGACACCCATTGAGCAAAAGCATATAGCAGATGCCATTACGTTTGAGCTGAGCAAGGTAGAACGGCCCGATATCCGCTCCCGCGTTGTATCCCATCTGCTGCACATTGATGAGGATCTGGCAACAACAGTAGCAGATGGTCTGGGCTTGCCATTACCTGAACTCGCACAGGGAACACAGCCTACGCGTACCGATCTGCCACCATCTGATGCGCTCAGTATCCTTAAAAATGGGCCAAAAACATTTGCAGGCCGAAAAATGGGTATTCTGGCAACAGATGGCGTAGATGCAGATCTTTTTAACGCGCTAATTGCTGCCCTTCAGGCGGAAAAAGCCAATTACGAAGTGGTTGCCCCCAAAATTGGCGGCATTACACTATCGGACGGCACTAAAGTGCCAGCACAGCAGAAGATAGATGGGGGACCGTCTGTACTTTATGATGCCGTAGCCATTCTGGCTTCCAAGGAAGGCACAAAAGTTCTGGCCGGCAACCCTGCCGCCAAGGATTTCCTGACCGATGCCTTCGCGCACTGCAAATTTATTGGCTATTCTGCAGAGGCCTGCACGTTGTTCAAAAAGGCCGGTCTGGCAGAAGATGTTGATAAAGGCTGTATCAAGCTCGGCAACAAAAACGATACTAACGCGTTTGTAAAAACCTGCGGCGCACTGCGCTTCTGGCAACGTGAAAAGCTGGATTAA
- the arfB gene encoding alternative ribosome rescue aminoacyl-tRNA hydrolase ArfB, with amino-acid sequence MAISILPNISLADSELEVSYILASGPGGQNVNKVATAAQLRFDAARSASLPDRVRTRLLELAGSRATRDGVIVITARRFRTQQRNREDAIERLAALIREAAHRPAFRVATRPSRAARQQRLKGKAHRARIKQGRTVRFDD; translated from the coding sequence ATGGCAATCTCTATTCTCCCCAACATTTCTCTGGCCGATTCCGAACTGGAGGTCTCTTATATTCTAGCCTCTGGCCCAGGTGGACAGAATGTGAACAAGGTTGCCACGGCGGCCCAATTGCGGTTCGATGCAGCGCGTTCTGCTTCATTGCCAGACCGTGTGCGTACGCGCTTGCTGGAACTGGCGGGAAGCCGTGCTACGCGAGATGGGGTTATTGTTATTACGGCACGGCGGTTTCGCACACAGCAGCGCAACCGTGAGGATGCGATAGAGCGTTTGGCTGCATTGATACGTGAAGCCGCACATCGCCCGGCTTTTCGTGTTGCCACCCGCCCTAGCCGCGCTGCGCGCCAACAACGGTTGAAGGGAAAAGCGCATCGCGCACGTATTAAACAAGGGCGGACTGTGCGGTTTGATGATTGA
- a CDS encoding IS1380 family transposase, whose amino-acid sequence MQTECSAGAYEFPASCGRRVVARFDGGRMSSDGGVILVKQVDDSLGFSRRFAACFRDERHPAFVEYRVEDLVRQRIMGLALGYEDLNDHDALRHDPVMGLVSGRLSGSRANCAALAGKSTLNRLERSGQQADRYCRIIADHEALATLFVTLFMDQHERAPARIVLDVDATDDRIHGHQEGRAFHGYYGHNCYLPLYVFCGDHLLSATLRTADRDPGKEALADIRRIVEQIRSRWPRVRILVRGDSGFARDSLMTWCEDNHVDFLFGLAGNTRLYDRIASLSAEVRDEAATTGRAARGFASFDWITKDSWTRRRRVVAKVEWRHGNRYHRFIVTTLPQGMSDPRHLYEQIYCARGDMENRIKECQMDLFSDRTSSHTIRANQLRLWFSAAAYVLLTALQRLALGQTSLETATCGTIRARLLKIATRVTLSVRRIVLSMPDMFPCQHEFALAHARLRRLRQAI is encoded by the coding sequence ATGCAAACAGAGTGTAGCGCAGGCGCGTATGAATTTCCAGCCTCCTGTGGACGGCGTGTTGTAGCCCGTTTTGACGGGGGTCGCATGAGTTCGGATGGCGGTGTCATCCTGGTAAAGCAGGTCGATGATAGTCTGGGGTTCAGTCGCCGTTTTGCTGCCTGTTTTCGCGATGAGCGGCATCCTGCCTTTGTGGAATACCGGGTTGAAGACCTTGTCCGTCAGCGGATCATGGGCCTGGCACTGGGCTATGAAGACCTTAATGACCATGACGCTTTACGTCATGATCCTGTCATGGGTCTGGTATCGGGACGTCTGTCAGGAAGCCGGGCCAACTGTGCGGCACTGGCAGGAAAATCCACGCTGAACCGGCTAGAGCGCAGTGGGCAGCAGGCAGATCGTTACTGCCGCATCATTGCTGATCATGAGGCCCTGGCTACCCTGTTCGTGACGCTTTTCATGGACCAGCATGAGCGCGCACCCGCCCGGATCGTTCTGGATGTGGATGCCACCGATGACCGTATCCATGGCCATCAGGAAGGCCGCGCCTTTCATGGATATTACGGCCATAACTGCTATCTTCCCCTGTATGTCTTCTGCGGGGACCATCTCCTCAGCGCTACCCTGCGCACGGCAGACAGGGACCCGGGGAAGGAAGCACTGGCAGACATCCGCCGGATCGTGGAGCAGATCAGGAGCCGTTGGCCCCGGGTGCGTATCCTGGTGCGTGGGGACAGCGGTTTCGCCCGGGACAGTCTGATGACATGGTGCGAAGACAACCACGTTGACTTCCTGTTCGGGCTTGCAGGCAACACCCGCCTGTATGACCGGATTGCCTCTTTGTCCGCTGAGGTTCGTGACGAAGCCGCCACGACAGGCAGAGCTGCGCGCGGTTTCGCCTCCTTTGACTGGATCACAAAGGACAGCTGGACGCGCCGCAGGCGGGTCGTGGCCAAGGTCGAATGGCGCCATGGCAACCGCTATCATCGCTTTATTGTCACCACGCTACCGCAGGGAATGTCCGACCCCCGCCATCTCTACGAACAGATTTACTGCGCACGCGGGGATATGGAAAACCGCATCAAGGAATGCCAGATGGATCTGTTCTCAGACAGGACCTCGTCCCACACCATCCGGGCCAACCAGCTCCGGCTGTGGTTCTCGGCCGCAGCCTATGTCCTGCTGACCGCTCTGCAAAGACTGGCCCTTGGCCAGACCAGCCTGGAGACGGCGACCTGTGGCACCATACGCGCACGACTGCTCAAAATCGCGACACGTGTCACGCTCAGCGTCCGTCGGATTGTCCTGTCCATGCCGGACATGTTCCCCTGTCAGCATGAATTCGCCCTCGCTCATGCACGATTGCGAAGGCTCCGGCAGGCCATCTGA
- a CDS encoding IS5-like element IS12528 family transposase, which translates to MWTPAQRGRMAGITRKTKRYPSDLTDEEWERIAPLMPPANRRGRKRTTDFREIINALRYLVRSGCGWEMLPVHFGPWQTVYWWFRRLMRRFLFQTIHDVCLMLDREATGRETSPSGGVIDSQSIKAPHAKTRGYDAGKKIVGRKRHIAVDTDGRLLLVQLTTADISDSAGGQMILDAIRKRWPWVKHLFADGAYDRLQLMDKATFLDFTVEIIRRSETAKGFEILPRRWVVERTFGWMIRWRRLVKDYEQRIDVAEAMIHIAMGSLMLRRNAHP; encoded by the coding sequence ATGTGGACGCCAGCACAACGAGGCCGCATGGCCGGAATTACACGCAAGACGAAACGCTATCCGTCTGATCTGACAGATGAGGAATGGGAGCGCATAGCGCCTCTGATGCCCCCTGCGAACCGGCGTGGTCGGAAACGGACAACCGATTTCCGTGAGATCATCAATGCTCTGCGCTATCTCGTGCGCTCAGGCTGCGGTTGGGAGATGCTTCCGGTTCATTTTGGCCCATGGCAAACGGTTTACTGGTGGTTCCGCAGGCTGATGCGCCGTTTCCTGTTCCAGACCATTCATGATGTCTGTCTGATGCTCGATCGTGAAGCGACAGGACGCGAAACCAGTCCATCGGGTGGTGTCATTGATAGCCAGAGTATCAAGGCACCCCACGCAAAGACACGTGGTTATGACGCAGGCAAGAAGATCGTCGGTCGGAAACGTCACATCGCAGTTGATACGGATGGCCGCCTTCTCCTGGTCCAGCTGACAACAGCCGATATTTCGGACAGTGCAGGAGGACAGATGATCCTTGATGCCATTCGCAAACGCTGGCCTTGGGTGAAGCACCTGTTTGCCGATGGAGCCTATGACCGCCTCCAGTTGATGGATAAGGCCACTTTTCTCGACTTCACAGTCGAGATCATCCGGCGGTCAGAGACAGCAAAAGGGTTTGAAATCCTGCCGCGTCGGTGGGTTGTGGAACGGACCTTCGGTTGGATGATCCGCTGGCGTCGCCTTGTGAAGGACTACGAACAGCGGATCGACGTCGCAGAGGCCATGATCCACATCGCCATGGGAAGCCTCATGCTACGCCGAAACGCTCATCCGTGA